One segment of Nostoc piscinale CENA21 DNA contains the following:
- a CDS encoding ferrochelatase translates to MVATPEKLQHTHEHLPGQDRVAVLLMGYGEVESYEDFANYNEQALNLLTAKFAPVPTWIYPPLARLLALFDRHEWGHTHHDFISPHNAIFEQQRAGIEQNLQAKWGDRVKVFKAFNFCAPFLPKQVLAEIQSQGFDKLLIYPLLVVDSIFTSGIAIEQVNNALAEITAGEEHWVKGQRYIPSFYNEPAYIDLMAHLVEEKIDADLAANYLPSQIGIVLMNHGCPHKAKGFTSGITESQALYDLVREKLINRYPLISVGWLNHDTPLIEWTQPNAEQAAKNLIQLGAKVIVFMPIGFATENHETLLDVHHIIHALEKQHSGVDYVQMACVNDNPEFLAMAAEWANSHIADLLSEQAVTVNPHLTEHHHHH, encoded by the coding sequence GTGGTTGCTACCCCAGAAAAATTGCAACACACCCATGAGCATCTACCTGGTCAAGACCGTGTAGCTGTATTATTAATGGGCTATGGTGAAGTCGAAAGCTACGAAGATTTTGCCAACTATAACGAACAGGCTTTAAATTTACTCACAGCGAAGTTTGCACCCGTTCCCACTTGGATTTATCCTCCTCTAGCAAGGCTTTTGGCGCTATTTGACCGCCATGAATGGGGCCATACACATCATGATTTTATTTCGCCACATAACGCCATATTTGAGCAGCAACGAGCGGGTATTGAACAAAATTTACAAGCGAAGTGGGGTGATCGCGTTAAAGTATTCAAAGCATTTAACTTCTGTGCGCCATTTCTGCCCAAGCAAGTTTTAGCAGAAATCCAGAGCCAAGGGTTTGATAAGCTGTTAATCTACCCCCTGTTGGTTGTTGATTCAATCTTTACTAGTGGAATTGCGATCGAGCAAGTGAATAACGCTTTAGCCGAAATCACAGCCGGAGAAGAACACTGGGTTAAAGGACAGCGTTACATTCCCTCTTTTTACAACGAACCAGCTTACATCGATTTGATGGCGCATCTGGTAGAAGAAAAAATCGATGCTGATTTAGCCGCAAATTACTTACCTTCCCAAATCGGGATTGTATTAATGAATCACGGTTGTCCGCATAAAGCCAAAGGTTTCACCTCTGGAATAACTGAAAGCCAAGCACTTTACGATTTAGTCAGAGAAAAATTGATTAACCGCTATCCGTTAATATCGGTGGGCTGGTTAAATCACGATACACCTTTAATTGAATGGACACAGCCTAACGCTGAACAAGCTGCTAAAAACCTGATTCAATTAGGTGCAAAAGTCATAGTATTTATGCCCATTGGTTTCGCTACCGAAAACCATGAAACTTTATTAGATGTCCATCACATTATTCATGCTTTAGAAAAGCAACATTCTGGTGTGGATTATGTGCAGATGGCTTGTGTTAACGACAATCCAGAATTTTTGGCAATGGCAGCAGAATGGGCAAATTCTCATATTGCCGATTTATTGTCAGAACAAGCGGTGACAGTGAATCCTCATTTAACTGAACATCATCACCATCATTGA
- a CDS encoding Rieske (2Fe-2S) protein — protein MGWTKVLAADALAPGAREVVNVGKRKILLLNHENQLYAVENTCPHLKLPLKNGKIEDGAIVCPFHRSAFDLSTGQVNNWCPWPPGVGKVLSLVSQQKTLPVFPIRVEEGSILIDVPES, from the coding sequence ATGGGCTGGACTAAAGTTCTGGCGGCTGATGCACTTGCCCCTGGTGCGAGAGAAGTTGTGAATGTTGGTAAACGGAAAATTCTCTTGCTCAATCATGAGAATCAATTATATGCAGTAGAAAATACTTGTCCGCATTTAAAATTACCTTTGAAGAATGGCAAAATTGAAGACGGGGCGATTGTTTGTCCGTTTCACCGCAGTGCTTTTGATTTGAGTACTGGACAGGTGAATAATTGGTGTCCTTGGCCACCAGGAGTTGGTAAGGTATTGTCATTAGTTTCACAACAAAAAACACTGCCAGTTTTTCCGATACGTGTGGAAGAAGGCAGTATTTTGATTGATGTGCCTGAAAGTTAA